The Bombus fervidus isolate BK054 chromosome 8, iyBomFerv1, whole genome shotgun sequence genome window below encodes:
- the Ns2 gene encoding nucleostemin 2: MAKSHVINKAPRKEGFKRSGHSMNPERPTEGLKGVAKVRTKATIKRLQMYRNQKPKRNRKGRIISPAPFQGWEPSGTMSRVEPSQRWFGNSRVISQNALQKFQTELGKAMKDPYNVIMKPTQLPITLLQQKAANARVHLLDTESFESVFGPKKVRKRPNLSLSSYDELQKLAEEKQETYNLEKDSKDVDLVRPDTGIKEAQRDWVMSAGQSKRIWNELYKVIDSSDVILQVLDARDPLGTRSPPIEKYLRTEKPHKHLMFILNKVDLVPTWVTQRWVAILSAEYPTVAFHASMTHPFGKGSLINLLRQFAKLHIDKKQISVGFIGYPNTGKSSIINTLRSKKVCSVAPIAGETKVWQYITLMRRIYLIDCPGVVYPSAETDTEKVLKGVVRVELVQNPEDYISEVLLRVKEDYIRKTYKIMEWDDHIDFLEKFARKSGKLLKKGEPDITIVSRMVLNDWQRGKLPFYVPPPGFEEPLTKTIDEIPVENNNSEKENVDMDKTEDTSNKDVPKLQLSVIQDFRKIRVGLPYSGDDIKNDLYIEPNASNENDLTEESDSVVSDLNNDNINETQNDENIQPGEISVGNEEIVESNQNLKNGNEKELNEENSNDEIHLPLEKDTLLQSVYDEVETEYDSSDTEMLNTNTTSSSGVFKVSSASSKMESLIEKEKRLTSKQRRAIERASKRKKVGSNFYEIANVKNRNRNRRIPKVKRK, translated from the coding sequence ATGGCAAAGTCACATGTAATAAACAAAGCTCCTCGAAAAGAGGGATTTAAACGTTCTGGGCACAGCATGAATCCTGAACGACCTACAGAAGGATTAAAAGGTGTAGCGAAGGTCCGAACAAAAGCAACAATAAAAAGGTTACAAATGTACCGTAATCAAAAACCAAAGCGTAATCGTAAAGGACGTATCATTAGTCCAGCTCCATTCCAAGGATGGGAACCATCTGGTACTATGTCTCGTGTAGAACCTTCGCAGAGATGGTTTGGCAATTCGAGAGTTATTTCTCAAAATgctttacaaaaatttcaaactgaATTAGGGAAAGCAATGAAAGATCCTTACAATGTAATTATGAAGCCTACGCAATTGCCGATAACATTACTTCAACAGAAGGCTGCAAATGCAAGAGTGCATTTATTAGATACAGAAAGTTTTGAAAGCGTTTTTGGTCCaaaaaaagtacgaaaaaGACCAAATTTATCACTATCATCATATGATGAACTACAAAAATTAGCAGAAGAAAAGCAAGAAACGTACAATTTGGAAAAGGATTCTAAGGATGTTGATCTTGTACGTCCAGATACAGGTATTAAAGAAGCTCAAAGAGACTGGGTTATGTCTGCAGGACAAAGCAAGAGAATTTGGAATGAATTGTACAAAGTTATAGATTCTTCTGATGTTATTTTACAAGTATTGGATGCCAGGGATCCTTTAGGAACTAGATCACCAccaatagaaaaatatctcaGAACAGAAAAACCTCATAAGcatttaatgtttattttaaacaaagtaGATCTTGTTCCAACTTGGGTAACACAAAGATGGGTTGCAATATTAAGTGCAGAATATCCAACAGTGGCCTTTCATGCTTCTATGACGCATCCATTTGGTAAAGGTTCTTTGATTAATTTGTTACGCCAGTTTGCAAAACTACATATTGataagaaacaaatcagtGTAGGTTTTATAGGGTATCCTAATACGGGTAAAAGTTCAATTATAAATACCTTAAGATCAAAGAAAGTATGTAGTGTTGCACCAATAGCAGGAGAGACAAAAGTATGGCAATATATTACTTTGATGAGACGTATTTACTTGATAGATTGTCCAGGCGTAGTTTATCCATCAGCAGAAACTGACACAGAAAAAGTATTGAAAGGCGTAGTAAGAGTAGAACTTGTTCAAAATCCTGAAGATTACATTTCAGAAGTATTATTACGAGTAAAAGAAGACTATATACGTAAGACATATAAAATTATGGAATGGGATGATCACATTGATTTTCTGGAAAAATTTGCACGTAAAAGTGgcaaattattaaagaaaggCGAACCAGATATCACTATTGTTTCACGAATGGTTTTGAACGACTGGCAACGTGGTAAATTACCATTTTATGTTCCGCCTCCTGGTTTTGAAGAACCATTGACAAAGACAATAGATGAAATTCCTGTTGAAAATAACAATTCTGAAAAAGAGAATGTTGACATGGATAAAACTGAGGATACATCAAATAAAGATGTACCAAAACTTCAGTTATCTGTAATACaagattttcgaaaaattagGGTTGGTTTACCATATTCAGGTgatgatataaaaaatgacCTATACATTGAACCCAATGCATCTAATGAAAATGATCTGACAGAAGAAAGTGATTCAGTTGTGTCTGATTTGAATAATGACAACATCAATGAAACTCaaaatgatgaaaatataCAACCTGGAGAAATATCAGTAGGAAATGAGGAAATTGTTGAATCCaatcaaaatttgaaaaatggaaatgaaaaagaattaaatgaagaaaattctAATGATGAAATTCATTTGCCATTAGAAAAAGATACTTTATTGCAAAGTGTGTATGATGAGGTGGAAACGGAATATGATTCTAGTGATACTGAAATGTTAAATACAAATACTACATCAAGTAGTGGAGTATTTAAAGTTTCTTCAGCATCTTCTAAGATGGAATCgctaatagaaaaagaaaaaaggttaACAAGCAAACAACGACGAGCCATAGAAAGAGCTagtaaaaggaagaaagttggtagtaatttttatgaaattgcaaatgtaaaaaatagaaatagaaacagAAGAATACCTAAAGTTAAAcgtaaataa
- the Egh gene encoding beta-1,4-mannosyltransferase egh isoform X1 codes for MYTIVVDEIMLNSVTKHILHCCLLLIVIIIFELITGGLSWNNNKKETFDPWIEYGFLGALILYILRTLTFLSFPQVLFNFVGLMIYNAFPDKVVLKGSPLLAPFICIRIVTRGDYPQLVRANVIRNLNRCLETGLENFQIEVVSDKPIGLSPHRRIREVVVPPNYRTSSGALFKARALQYCLENSVNELADNDWIVHLDEETLLTENSVRGILNFVLDGKHQFGQGLITYANEDVVNWITTLADSFRVADDMGKLRLQFTMFHKPFFSMKGSYVVTQMGAERQVSFNNGLDGSVAEDCFFAMKAFTQGYTFNFVDGEMWEKSPFTLWDFVQQRKRWLQGILLVVHSKAIPLNKKLLLGISCYSWVTLPLSTSNIVLAGIYPITCPPFIDFLCAFIGAVNIYMYVFGVVKSFSLYRFGIARFILCICGALSTIPFNLIIENVAVIWGLFGTKHKFYVVNKEYKPPVTI; via the exons aaataATGTTGAACAGTGTAACAAAACATATTTTACACTGTTGTTTACTACTTATTGTTATAATCATATTTGAATTGATTACCGGAGGACTTAGttggaataataataaaaaggaaacatttGATCCATGGATTGAATATGGATTTCTTGGCGcacttatattatatatcctGCGAACGCTtacatttctttcctttccacaagttttatttaactttGTAGGACTAATGATATACAATGCATTCCCAGATAAAGTTGTTTTAAAAGGTTCGCCATTACTTGCaccatttatttgtattagaaTAGTAACACGTGGAGATTATCCACAATTAGTGAGAGCAAATGTAATAAGGAATTTAAACAGATGTCTAGAAACTGGTTTAGAAAACTTTCAAATTGAAGTAGTTAGTGATAAGCCAATTGGATTAAGCCCTCATAGAAGAATCAGAGAGGTTGTTGTGCCACCAAACTATCGTACAAGTAGTGGTGCTTTGTTCAAAGCCCGTGCTTTACAATATTGCTTAGAAAATTCAGTCAATGAGTTAGCAGATAACGATTGGATTGTACATCTCGATGAAGAAACTTTACTGACTGAAAATTCTGTTCGTGgaatattgaattttgtaCTGGATGGAAAACATCAATTTGGTCAAGGGTTAATAACATATGCAAATGAAGATGTCGTTAATTGGATTACTACCTTAGCAGACAGTTTTAGAGTAGCAGATGACATGGGAAAGTTACGATTGCAATTCACAATGTTTCATAAACCTTTCTTTAGTATGAAAGGTTCTTATGTTGTTACTCAA atgGGTGCAGAAAGACAAGTTTCCTTCAACAATGGACTAGATGGATCCGTTGCAGAAGATTGTTTTTTTGCAATGAAAGCGTTTACCCAAGGGTATACATTTAATTTTGTGGATGGTGAAATGTGGGAAAAGTCACCATTTACATTATGGGACTTTGtacaacaaagaaaaagatggtTACAAGGTATATTACTTGTTGTACATTCCAAAGCTATTCCATTAAATAAAAAGCTGCTTCTAGGCATATCTTGTTACTCGTGGGTAACACTGCCGCTTTCTACTTCGAATATTGTATTAGCTGGAATTTATCCCATTACTTGCCCACCATTTATAGATTTCCTATGTGCTTTTATTGGTGcggtaaatatttatatgtatgtttttGGTGTAGttaaatcattttctttatACCGATTTGGTATTGCTCGATTTATACTATGTATATGTGGGGCATTATCAACAATTCCTTTTAATTTGATCATTGAAAATGTTGCCGTTATATGGGGTTTATTCGGaacaaaacataaattttatgtagTTAATAAAGAGTACAAACCACCAGTGacaatataa
- the Egh gene encoding beta-1,4-mannosyltransferase egh isoform X2 yields the protein MLNSVTKHILHCCLLLIVIIIFELITGGLSWNNNKKETFDPWIEYGFLGALILYILRTLTFLSFPQVLFNFVGLMIYNAFPDKVVLKGSPLLAPFICIRIVTRGDYPQLVRANVIRNLNRCLETGLENFQIEVVSDKPIGLSPHRRIREVVVPPNYRTSSGALFKARALQYCLENSVNELADNDWIVHLDEETLLTENSVRGILNFVLDGKHQFGQGLITYANEDVVNWITTLADSFRVADDMGKLRLQFTMFHKPFFSMKGSYVVTQMGAERQVSFNNGLDGSVAEDCFFAMKAFTQGYTFNFVDGEMWEKSPFTLWDFVQQRKRWLQGILLVVHSKAIPLNKKLLLGISCYSWVTLPLSTSNIVLAGIYPITCPPFIDFLCAFIGAVNIYMYVFGVVKSFSLYRFGIARFILCICGALSTIPFNLIIENVAVIWGLFGTKHKFYVVNKEYKPPVTI from the exons ATGTTGAACAGTGTAACAAAACATATTTTACACTGTTGTTTACTACTTATTGTTATAATCATATTTGAATTGATTACCGGAGGACTTAGttggaataataataaaaaggaaacatttGATCCATGGATTGAATATGGATTTCTTGGCGcacttatattatatatcctGCGAACGCTtacatttctttcctttccacaagttttatttaactttGTAGGACTAATGATATACAATGCATTCCCAGATAAAGTTGTTTTAAAAGGTTCGCCATTACTTGCaccatttatttgtattagaaTAGTAACACGTGGAGATTATCCACAATTAGTGAGAGCAAATGTAATAAGGAATTTAAACAGATGTCTAGAAACTGGTTTAGAAAACTTTCAAATTGAAGTAGTTAGTGATAAGCCAATTGGATTAAGCCCTCATAGAAGAATCAGAGAGGTTGTTGTGCCACCAAACTATCGTACAAGTAGTGGTGCTTTGTTCAAAGCCCGTGCTTTACAATATTGCTTAGAAAATTCAGTCAATGAGTTAGCAGATAACGATTGGATTGTACATCTCGATGAAGAAACTTTACTGACTGAAAATTCTGTTCGTGgaatattgaattttgtaCTGGATGGAAAACATCAATTTGGTCAAGGGTTAATAACATATGCAAATGAAGATGTCGTTAATTGGATTACTACCTTAGCAGACAGTTTTAGAGTAGCAGATGACATGGGAAAGTTACGATTGCAATTCACAATGTTTCATAAACCTTTCTTTAGTATGAAAGGTTCTTATGTTGTTACTCAA atgGGTGCAGAAAGACAAGTTTCCTTCAACAATGGACTAGATGGATCCGTTGCAGAAGATTGTTTTTTTGCAATGAAAGCGTTTACCCAAGGGTATACATTTAATTTTGTGGATGGTGAAATGTGGGAAAAGTCACCATTTACATTATGGGACTTTGtacaacaaagaaaaagatggtTACAAGGTATATTACTTGTTGTACATTCCAAAGCTATTCCATTAAATAAAAAGCTGCTTCTAGGCATATCTTGTTACTCGTGGGTAACACTGCCGCTTTCTACTTCGAATATTGTATTAGCTGGAATTTATCCCATTACTTGCCCACCATTTATAGATTTCCTATGTGCTTTTATTGGTGcggtaaatatttatatgtatgtttttGGTGTAGttaaatcattttctttatACCGATTTGGTATTGCTCGATTTATACTATGTATATGTGGGGCATTATCAACAATTCCTTTTAATTTGATCATTGAAAATGTTGCCGTTATATGGGGTTTATTCGGaacaaaacataaattttatgtagTTAATAAAGAGTACAAACCACCAGTGacaatataa